One segment of Meleagris gallopavo isolate NT-WF06-2002-E0010 breed Aviagen turkey brand Nicholas breeding stock chromosome 8, Turkey_5.1, whole genome shotgun sequence DNA contains the following:
- the HHEX gene encoding hematopoietically-expressed homeobox protein HHEX has translation MCARREEDTCCRPAPSSGRSLGRLCGVWRCRRRASGRLALPPSLRCAGSRFQRLVRPVGGSAAATSPSAPTPIHPAFSHHLAATYGTGAYAGPLYSFPRAVGDYTHALIRQDPLGKPLLWSPFIQRPLHKRKGGQVRFSNEQTIELEKKFETQKYLSPPERKRLAKLLQLSERQVKTWFQNRRAKWRRLKQENPQATKKEEAEGTGDHGDPRTEGSPSPAGGGEAEPQDSPSAASQEDPESDVSDDSDQEVDIEGDKGFYSATC, from the exons atgtgtgc GCGGAGAGAGGAGGACACCTGCTGCCGACCCGCTCCCTCGTCGGGGCGCTCCCTGGGGCGGCTCTGTGGGGTTTGGCGCTGCCGGAGGAGGGCGAGCGGCCGCCTCGCACTGCCTCCCTCCCTCCGGTGCGCGGGGAGCCGTTTCCAGCGCCTCGTCCGCCCTGTCGGGGGCTCCGCCGCCGCTACCTCTCCCTCAGCG CCGACCCCCATCCACCCGGCCTTCTCCCACCACCTCGCCGCCACCTACGGCACCGGCGCTTACGCCGGGCCCCTCTACTCCTTTCCCCGCGCCGTCGGCGACTACACGCACGCACTGATCCGCCAGGACCCCCTGG GAAAGCCGCTGCTGTGGAGCCCCTTCATCCAGCGGCCGCTGCATAAGAGGAAGGGTGGGCAGGTGCGCTTCTCCAACGAGCAGACCATCGAGCTGGAGAAGAAGTTTGAGACGCAGAAATATCTCTCCCCACCCGAGAGGAAGCGCTTGgccaagctgctgcagctcagcgaGCGCCAG GTCAAAACGTGGTTCCAGAACCGCAGAGCCAAATGGAGGCGCCTGAAGCAG GAGAACCCCCAGGCCACCAAAAAAGAGGAGGCGGAAGGCACCGGCGATCACGGTGACCCGCGAACGgagggcagccccagccccgcTGGAGGGGGCGAGGCCGAGCCGCAGGACAGCCCCTCGGCCGCCTCGCAGGAAGACCCCGAGTCCGACGTCTCTGACGACTCCGACCAGGAGGTGGATATCGAGGGCGACAAAGGCTTCTACAGTGCCACATGCTGA